The Sylvia atricapilla isolate bSylAtr1 chromosome 5, bSylAtr1.pri, whole genome shotgun sequence genome includes a window with the following:
- the ASB15 gene encoding LOW QUALITY PROTEIN: ankyrin repeat and SOCS box protein 15 (The sequence of the model RefSeq protein was modified relative to this genomic sequence to represent the inferred CDS: inserted 2 bases in 2 codons; substituted 3 bases at 3 genomic stop codons): MEEVAMCLFCSLFFGGKKYLIAATSQTLIQEGGLATVHSAVDGQKCLELVIKNDLNVNTLLSELITSNSYEDRRKTAFYCALSNNEILCTKVLLKTGANLNKNPLNSLFMALRAVSQGIVELLLSYEADVNCXILLPNDTHFPSAXQYSLNSDMMLRVLLSHGYSVEMSLDFICQGIFGNXFLWPAPEHKPIPGWITSSIKDKLFCEFIAALXLRHLAGEVACVFIDCTDYVPLSTRTQFFIETQEEXTEGLEHTSSEEWLRELGFS; the protein is encoded by the exons ATGGAGGAAGTGGCAATGTGCCTG TTTTGCTCACTGTTTTTTGGAGGCAAGAAGTATCTCATTGCAGCCACATCCCAAACTTTAATCCAGGAAGGTGGGTTAGCCACTGTTCACTCTGCTGTAGATGGTCAGAAATGTCTAGAGCTTGTCATTAAAAATGATTTGAATGTCAACACTCTATTGTCCGAACTCATAACTTCAAATTCTTATgaggacagaaggaaaactgcattttattgTGCTCTTTCTAACAATGAGATTCTTTGCACCAAAGTATTGCTCAAAACAGGAGCAAATCTAAACAAGAATCCTTTAAACTCTCTTTTCATGGCATTGAGAGCTGTCAGCCAGGGAATTGTGGAGCTACTCCTATCTTATGAAGCAGATGTCAACT TAATTTTGTTGCCTAATGATACTCATTTCCCCAGTG CTCAGTATTCTTTGAATAGTGACATGATGCTGAGGGTGTTGCTCAGTCATGGATATAGTGTGGAGATGTCTTTGGACTTTATTTGTCAGGGAATCTTTGGAAATTAGTTTCTGTGgccagctccagagcacaaGCCTATTCCTGGTTGGATTACTTCTTCAATAAAGGATAAACTT TTCTGTGAGTTTATTGCTGCTCTGTGATTGAGACATTTAGCTGGAGAAGTGGCTTGTGTTTTTATAGATTGCACAGATTATGTTCCTCTAAGCACAAGAACTCAGTTTTTCATAGAAACACaggaagaatgaacagag GGGCTGGAACATACATCTTCTGAAGAatggctgagagagctggggttcTCCTGA
- the LMOD2 gene encoding leiomodin-2, whose translation MSTFGYRRELSKYEDIDEDELLASLTEEELKELERELEDIEPDRNLPVGQRQKSLTEKTPTGTFSREALMAYWERETKKLLEKERLGACEKDSEQEDNSEELQEECFTESNSEVSEEAYTEEDDEEEEEEEDEDESDDETEEKQNAAAGRRSDHIRHKKCNGAKDDENFLNGHDGKDSDNRGLKSSAIHPCGNPTVIEDALEKVRSNDPDTTEVNLNNIENITSQMLIQFSQALRDNTVVKSFSLANTHADDNVAIAIAGMLKVNQHITSLNIESNFITGKGVLAIMRALQHNKVLTELRFHNQRHIMGSQVEMDIVKLLKENTTLVKLGYHFDLAGPRMSMTSILTRNMDKQRQKRMQEQRQQESGCDGAVNPKTKVLQKGTPRSSPYVSPRSSPWSSPKLPKKAVPGKCQPSAPAPPPPLPPSPPPPPPPPPPPVIPEKKAPTRNIAEVIKQQESSKKALHNGQKKKKGKKSRKHENSILKEIKDSLKSVSDRKSEEGSRPSTRPSTPQRSLHDNLMEAIRASSIKQLRRVEVPEALR comes from the exons ATGTCTACCTTTGGGTACAGAAGAGAGCTCAGTAAATATGAAGACATCGATGAAGACGAGCTCCTGGCTTCTCTCACTgaagaggagctgaaggagctggagcgGGAGCTGGAGGACATAGAGCCTGACCGTAACCTTCCAGTGGGACAACGGCAGAAGAGCCTGACAGAGAAAACACCAACAGGGACTTTCAGCAGGGAAGCACTGATGGCCTACTGGGAGAGGGAGACCAAGAAACTCCTAGAAAAAGAGAGGTTGGGTGCATGCGAGAAG GATTCTGAGCAAGAAGACAATTCAGAAGAACTTCAAGAAGAATGTTTCACAGAAAGCAATAGTGAAGTGTCTGAGGAGGCATATACTGAAGAGGAtgatgaagaagaagaggaggaggaagacgAAGATGAGAGTGATGATGAaactgaggaaaagcaaaatgctgcagctggaaggcGTTCTGACCACATCAGGCACAAAAAGTGTAATGGTGCAAAGGATGATGAAAACTTCCTCAATGGCCATGATGGAAAAGACAGTGATAATCGGGGTTTAAAAAGCAGTGCCATCCACCCCTGTGGAAATCCAACAGTTATTGAAGATGCTTTGGAAAAAGTAAGGAGCAACGACCCTGACACCACAGAGGTCAACCTGAACAACATTGAAAACATCACTTCACAGATGCTCATACAATTTTCTCAAGCCCTGAGGGACAACACAGTGGTTAAGTCATTCAGCTTGGCCAACACCCATGCTGATGACAACGTGGCAATAGCCATTGCTGGTATGTTAAAGGTTAATCAGCATATAACTAGTCTGAATATTGAGTCAAATTTTATCACAGGCAAAGGCGTGCTGGCCATCATGAGAGCTTTACAGCACAACAAGGTTCTAACAGAACTGAGGTTCCACAACCAGAGGCACATCATGGGCAGCCAGGTGGAAATGGACATAGTCAAACTGTTGAAAGAGAACACCACTCTGGTAAAGCTGGGGTACCACTTTGACCTCGCTGGCCCAAGAATGAGCATGACAAGTATCCTGACAAGAAATATGGATAAGCAAAGGCAAAAGCGGATGCAGGAGCAGCGGCAGCAAGAGTCAGGTTGTGATGGAGCTGTCAACCCAAAGACCAAAGTTTTGCAGAAGGGGACACCTCGGTCCTCACCTTACGTGTCACCTAGAAGCTCACCATGGTCTTCCCCAAAGCTCCCTAAGaaagcagtgccagggaaatGTCAGCCTTCAGCACCTGCACCTCCACCTCCCCTTCCCCCCTCACCCCcacctccccctcctcctcctcctcctccagttaTTCCAGAGAAGAAGGCACCTACCAGGAATATAGCTGAAGTCATCAAACAGCAAGAAAGCTCCAAAAAAGCCTTACATaatggacagaaaaagaaaaaaggcaaaaaaagcagaaaacatgaGAACAGCAtattgaaagaaattaaagattCTTTAAAATCAGTCTCAGACAGAAAATCAGAGGAGGGTTCACGACCCTCCACCCGGCCATCCACCCCACAGAGGTCTCTCCACGACAACCTTATGGAAGCAATTCGGGCAAGCAGCATAAAGCAATTAAGGCGG GTGGAAGTGCCAGAAGCCCTTCGGTGA